Proteins encoded by one window of Paenibacillus sp. DCT19:
- a CDS encoding ABC transporter substrate-binding protein, protein MFNKNKKMIVLLITVMIMSVWLAACGAKSTDQQPSTAGENTAAESKTQTEAPTERTMTDAMGHEVKIPANPERIIASYLEDHLVTLGVKPVAQWSVTKGVQQYLQKDLEGIPPIASDLPFEAVVSFSPDLIIIGTEDMVEGEKYEQYNKIAPTFVLGEEVYKDWRKTLLKIGEILNKSDEAQQVLDNYDLKVNEVKEKINTVTGGTKSAAAIWLVNGKFFMVSDNVSSGEVMYNELGLAKPEVVKEISATATGNWSAISLEKLATMDVDYLFFVNSDVGTGAEALKDPVWQNIPAVKNGNLFKFTRESSWLYSGVQANTQIMEDIQNSIVK, encoded by the coding sequence GTGTTTAACAAGAACAAAAAAATGATCGTGCTACTCATCACAGTGATGATCATGTCCGTCTGGTTAGCAGCTTGCGGAGCGAAGTCTACCGACCAACAGCCTTCTACGGCAGGAGAAAATACAGCAGCAGAGTCTAAGACTCAAACAGAAGCACCGACAGAACGAACCATGACAGACGCTATGGGGCATGAAGTCAAGATTCCTGCTAATCCGGAGCGTATTATCGCTTCTTATCTAGAGGATCATTTAGTTACGCTTGGTGTTAAGCCAGTAGCTCAGTGGTCTGTAACTAAAGGGGTACAACAATACTTGCAAAAGGATCTAGAAGGGATTCCACCTATCGCATCGGATCTTCCCTTTGAAGCTGTAGTCAGCTTCAGTCCAGATCTAATTATCATTGGTACCGAGGACATGGTTGAAGGTGAGAAATATGAGCAATACAACAAAATTGCACCTACCTTTGTGCTGGGTGAAGAGGTTTATAAAGACTGGCGCAAGACGTTACTAAAAATCGGTGAAATTCTGAACAAGAGTGACGAGGCACAACAAGTGCTGGACAATTACGATCTCAAGGTAAACGAGGTTAAGGAGAAAATAAACACGGTTACAGGTGGAACCAAATCGGCTGCTGCCATTTGGTTAGTCAACGGGAAGTTCTTTATGGTTAGTGACAATGTATCCAGTGGAGAAGTTATGTACAATGAGCTTGGTTTGGCTAAACCTGAGGTCGTGAAGGAAATATCAGCTACAGCAACAGGCAACTGGTCAGCTATTTCCCTGGAGAAGCTTGCAACTATGGATGTTGATTATCTGTTCTTCGTTAACAGTGATGTGGGCACAGGGGCAGAGGCTTTGAAAGATCCGGTATGGCAGAACATACCTGCAGTGAAGAACGGTAACCTGTTCAAATTCACTCGTGAAAGTAGCTGGTTGTACAGCGGAGTTCAGGCCAACACGCAAATTATGGAAGACATCCAGAACAGCATTGTTAAATAA